In Fusobacterium sp. JB019, a single window of DNA contains:
- a CDS encoding oxaloacetate decarboxylase subunit alpha (Converts oxaloacetate to phosphoenolpyruvate using ATP as an energy source), which produces MAKLKITETALRDGSQSLIATRLTTEEIMPIIEKMDQAGYYSMEVWGGATFDSCIRFLNEDPWERL; this is translated from the coding sequence ATGGCAAAATTAAAAATTACAGAAACTGCTTTAAGGGATGGTTCTCAATCTCTTATTGCTACAAGACTGACTACTGAAGAAATAATGCCGATAATTGAGAAGATGGACCAGGCAGGTTATTATTCAATGGAAGTTTGGGGAGGAGCAACATTTGATTCATGTATTAGATTTTTAAATGAAGATCCTTGGGAAAGGTTA
- a CDS encoding aminopeptidase has protein sequence MLYKKNNGWKDVSPEKFEEIFAMGEEYKKVLDLGKTEREFVNLSEELAKECGFIDARYKDILLPGDKVYYVNRNKNIALAVIGKEDILHGINYVVSHIDSPRLDLKQNPLYEEFDLAYMKTHYYGGIKKYQWTSIPLALHGVVILENGEKVKVSIGEHDGDPVFTVPDILPHLDRIIQGERKAREVIKGEELQIIVGSIPAIVKDKEIKELVKYAVLERLNKIYGMKEEDFISAELELVPSQKAKDVGIDRSMIGAYGQDDRICAYTSLRAILDMKEVPNKTCICFLADKEETGSDGATGLQSEYLEYFTADLISKIKQNYSELYLKKTFWNSRALSSDVNAGIDPVFKSVHDEQNAPKLNYGVVIVKYTGSGGKYSTNDADAEYVGEIRRMLNKNNITWQTGLLGKVDEGGGGTVAKYLSQKGIRTIDVGPALLGMHSPFEISSKFDVHETYNAYKVFFRGEAEDKKKYIGKSNKIYL, from the coding sequence ATGTTATACAAAAAAAATAATGGATGGAAAGATGTTTCTCCTGAAAAATTTGAAGAAATATTTGCCATGGGAGAAGAGTACAAAAAAGTTTTAGACTTAGGTAAAACTGAGAGAGAATTTGTTAACTTAAGTGAAGAATTAGCTAAGGAATGTGGATTTATAGATGCAAGATATAAGGACATTTTACTTCCAGGTGATAAAGTATATTATGTTAATAGGAACAAAAATATAGCTTTAGCAGTTATAGGAAAAGAAGATATTTTGCATGGAATAAACTATGTTGTTTCGCATATAGATTCTCCAAGATTAGATTTAAAACAAAATCCTCTTTATGAAGAATTTGATTTAGCTTATATGAAAACGCATTATTACGGAGGAATAAAAAAATATCAATGGACTTCTATACCTTTAGCTTTACACGGGGTAGTTATACTAGAAAATGGTGAGAAAGTTAAAGTGTCAATAGGTGAACACGATGGAGATCCTGTGTTTACAGTGCCTGATATATTACCTCATTTAGACAGAATAATACAAGGAGAAAGAAAAGCAAGAGAAGTTATAAAGGGAGAAGAATTACAAATTATAGTTGGATCTATTCCTGCTATAGTAAAAGATAAAGAAATAAAAGAATTAGTTAAATATGCTGTGCTAGAAAGACTTAATAAAATTTATGGAATGAAAGAGGAAGATTTTATTTCAGCAGAATTAGAATTAGTACCTAGTCAAAAAGCAAAAGATGTGGGTATAGATAGATCTATGATAGGAGCTTATGGTCAAGATGATAGAATTTGTGCTTATACTTCTTTAAGAGCAATATTAGATATGAAGGAAGTTCCTAATAAAACATGTATTTGCTTCTTAGCAGATAAGGAAGAAACAGGTTCAGATGGAGCTACAGGTCTTCAAAGTGAATATTTGGAATATTTTACTGCAGATTTAATTTCAAAAATAAAACAAAATTATTCTGAATTATATTTGAAAAAAACATTTTGGAATTCAAGAGCTTTATCTTCAGATGTTAATGCAGGGATAGATCCTGTTTTTAAATCAGTTCATGATGAGCAGAATGCTCCTAAATTAAATTATGGAGTAGTTATTGTGAAATATACAGGATCTGGTGGAAAGTATAGTACAAATGATGCTGATGCAGAATATGTTGGAGAAATAAGAAGAATGTTAAATAAGAATAATATAACATGGCAAACAGGATTGCTTGGAAAAGTAGACGAAGGTGGAGGAGGTACAGTTGCAAAGTATCTATCTCAAAAGGGGATTAGAACAATAGATGTAGGTCCAGCTTTACTTGGAATGCATTCTCCATTCGAAATTTCTTCTAAATTTGATGTTCATGAAACATATAATGCTTATAAAGTATTTTTTAGAGGAGAAGCAGAGGATAAGAAAAAATATATTGGGAAAAGTAATAAAATATATTTATAA
- a CDS encoding biotin--[acetyl-CoA-carboxylase] ligase — MTKYKILDILRKRKGEYISGEYLRKEIGVSRTAIWKGIQSLKKKGYNIDGVNNKGYSLMEDDSISEYEIKKNILCEELGKKIYYFETIDSTNSYAKREIGKLNHGDIIIADEQSKGRGKLESSFYSPKESGIYMSIVLKENIFSDSLKLLSLGTVLAIMKSIEKVVGIKPETNWNEIFLKGKKVCGILTECNIEFETGKIEDVIIGIGLNANNSSFPNYVSEEVSSLKIILGEEVNRKEIICSILEEFENINCKQKYILNRKEMIEEYSKYLNIINKKVEIKYKDRIIVGIVEKINKNGGLVIIKETGRKEILYKGTIKKVDS, encoded by the coding sequence ATGACTAAATATAAAATTTTGGATATCTTAAGGAAAAGAAAAGGAGAATATATTTCTGGAGAATATTTAAGGAAAGAAATAGGTGTGAGTAGAACAGCTATTTGGAAAGGAATACAATCTTTGAAAAAGAAAGGATATAATATTGATGGTGTGAATAATAAAGGATATTCTCTTATGGAAGATGATAGTATTTCTGAATATGAAATTAAAAAAAATATTTTATGTGAAGAATTAGGAAAGAAAATTTATTATTTTGAGACAATAGATTCAACAAATTCTTACGCTAAAAGAGAGATAGGGAAATTAAATCATGGAGATATAATTATAGCAGATGAACAATCTAAGGGGAGAGGGAAATTAGAAAGTAGTTTTTATTCTCCTAAAGAAAGTGGAATATATATGTCTATAGTTTTAAAAGAAAATATATTTTCTGATTCTTTAAAATTACTATCTTTAGGAACTGTTTTAGCAATAATGAAAAGTATCGAAAAAGTTGTTGGAATAAAACCAGAAACTAATTGGAATGAAATATTTTTAAAAGGGAAAAAAGTTTGTGGGATATTAACAGAATGTAATATTGAATTTGAAACTGGAAAAATAGAAGATGTAATAATTGGAATAGGGTTGAATGCCAATAATAGTTCTTTTCCAAATTATGTTTCTGAAGAAGTTTCTTCTTTAAAAATTATATTAGGTGAAGAAGTTAATAGAAAAGAAATAATATGCTCGATTTTAGAGGAATTTGAAAATATAAATTGTAAACAAAAATATATACTAAATAGAAAAGAAATGATAGAAGAATATTCAAAATATTTAAATATAATTAATAAAAAAGTTGAAATTAAATATAAAGATAGGATTATTGTAGGGATAGTTGAAAAAATTAATAAAAACGGTGGTTTAGTTATTATTAAAGAAACTGGTAGAAAAGAAATTTTATATAAAGGTACTATAAAAAAAGTTGATTCATAG